One Bombina bombina isolate aBomBom1 chromosome 5, aBomBom1.pri, whole genome shotgun sequence DNA segment encodes these proteins:
- the LOC128661218 gene encoding zinc finger TRAF-type-containing protein 1-A, translating to MEILDEMDQSHKKEMQLYNSIFSLLSFEKIGYTEVQFRPYRTDDFITRLYYETPRFTVLNQTWVLKARVNDSERNPNLSCKRTLSFQLILKSKINSPMECSFLLLKGPYDDVKIHPVIYHFVFTNENNETEYVPLPIIDSIECNKLLAAKNINLRLFIFQIQK from the exons ATGGAGATCTTGGATGAGATGGACCAAAGCCACAAGAAGGAGATGCAGCTGTACAATAGCATCTTCAGTCTGCTGAGTTTTGAAAAGATTGGTTATACAG AAGTCCAGTTCCGCCCTTATCGAACAGACGACTTCATCACCCGTCTATACTACGAGACTCCACGGTTCACTGTGCTCAACCAGACCTGGGTGCTGAAGGCTCGTGTGAACGACTCTGAGAGGAACCCTAACTTGTCATGCAAGCGCACCCTCTCCTTCCAGCTCATCCTGAAAAGCAAGATCAACTCCCCTATGGAGTGCTCCTTCCTGCTGCTCAAAGGCCCTTATGATGATGTTAAAATCCATCCCGTTATCTACCACTTTGTATTCACCAATGAAAATAATGAGACGGAATATGTACCGTTACCCATCATAGACTCCATAGAATGTAATAAACTGCTGGCTGCAAAGAACATCAACCTCCGGCTCTTTATATTCCAGATCCAGAAGTAA